A genome region from Chlorobaculum tepidum TLS includes the following:
- the rsmI gene encoding 16S rRNA (cytidine(1402)-2'-O)-methyltransferase, whose translation MNSRDEHKGTLYVVATPLGNLDDMTFRAVNTLRNAGAIACEDTRRTSILLKHFGIEGKRLVSYHSFNEERAVRQVIELLEEGSDVALVTDAGTPAISDPGYTMASAAHAAGLPVVPVPGASALTAALSVCPLPSSSFFFAGFLPHKKGRKSRLEFLASIDSTIVLYESPHRIGRLMEEVKEHFPDAQVFAAREITKMHEEYVTGTPDELANHFTGQKQRGEFVVVVHPPDKHSKKRQEHADHQ comes from the coding sequence TTGAACTCCCGCGACGAACATAAAGGCACGCTCTACGTGGTGGCCACCCCGCTCGGCAATCTTGACGACATGACCTTTCGGGCAGTCAACACGTTGCGCAATGCAGGAGCCATCGCCTGCGAGGACACCCGACGCACCTCGATTCTGCTCAAACACTTCGGCATCGAGGGCAAGCGGCTGGTCAGCTACCACAGCTTCAACGAAGAGCGCGCCGTCCGGCAGGTAATCGAGCTGCTCGAAGAGGGTTCGGACGTGGCGCTGGTGACCGACGCAGGCACACCCGCCATCAGCGATCCCGGCTACACGATGGCCAGCGCCGCACACGCCGCAGGACTGCCGGTGGTGCCGGTGCCGGGTGCGAGCGCGTTGACGGCGGCGCTCTCGGTCTGTCCGCTGCCATCGAGCAGCTTTTTCTTCGCCGGATTTTTGCCGCACAAGAAAGGGCGCAAAAGCCGCCTCGAATTTCTCGCCTCCATCGACAGCACCATCGTACTGTACGAATCGCCGCACCGGATCGGGCGGCTGATGGAGGAGGTGAAGGAGCACTTTCCCGACGCGCAGGTGTTCGCCGCGCGAGAAATCACCAAGATGCACGAGGAGTACGTCACCGGCACGCCCGATGAACTGGCGAACCACTTCACCGGCCAGAAGCAGCGGGGCGAATTCGTCGTGGTCGTCCATCCGCCAGACAAACATTCAAAAAAGAGACAGGAACATGCAGATCATCAATGA
- the panC gene encoding pantoate--beta-alanine ligase, giving the protein MQIINDPAEMQKIAEKLRLQHQYIGVVMTMGALHEGHLSLVKLAKAHAGTVIMTIFVNPTQFGPNEDFYRYPRPFEQDAALARSAGVDYLFAPSTEAMYPDGYSTSIDPGPIATRFEGASRPGHFGGMVTVVVKLLGITRPHLAVFGEKDAQQLAIIRRVVTDLNIGTTILGAPIVRESDGLATSSRNIYLSSNERQQATVLYRAIRYAKMEIDKDRTDLEAIAGEAEALVRSEPDAEPDYLCFVDDATFEPVTQAVTGKAYRLIMAVRIGSTRLIDNWRFDYQ; this is encoded by the coding sequence ATGCAGATCATCAATGACCCCGCCGAGATGCAGAAGATCGCCGAAAAACTGCGTCTCCAGCACCAGTATATCGGCGTCGTCATGACGATGGGCGCGCTGCACGAGGGGCACCTGAGTCTGGTAAAACTTGCGAAAGCGCATGCCGGAACGGTCATTATGACCATCTTCGTCAACCCGACGCAATTCGGCCCGAACGAAGATTTTTACCGTTATCCAAGACCCTTCGAACAGGACGCCGCGCTGGCGCGTTCGGCAGGCGTTGACTACCTGTTTGCGCCTTCGACGGAAGCGATGTACCCGGATGGATACTCGACCAGCATCGATCCCGGCCCCATCGCCACGCGCTTCGAGGGCGCTTCCCGACCCGGCCACTTCGGCGGCATGGTTACGGTAGTGGTCAAACTGCTCGGCATCACGCGACCGCACCTGGCCGTCTTTGGCGAGAAGGACGCCCAGCAGCTCGCCATCATCCGGCGCGTGGTGACCGATCTGAACATCGGCACCACGATTCTCGGGGCTCCGATCGTGCGCGAAAGCGACGGGCTGGCCACCAGTTCGCGGAACATCTATCTCTCGTCGAACGAACGCCAGCAGGCAACGGTGCTTTACCGCGCCATCCGGTACGCGAAGATGGAGATCGACAAAGACCGCACCGATCTAGAGGCGATTGCTGGCGAAGCTGAAGCGCTGGTGCGTTCCGAGCCTGATGCCGAACCCGATTATCTCTGCTTTGTCGATGACGCCACTTTCGAGCCGGTCACGCAGGCGGTTACCGGCAAAGCCTACCGGCTCATCATGGCTGTGCGCATCGGTTCGACCAGGCTGATCGACAACTGGCGGTTTGACTATCAGTAA
- a CDS encoding polyribonucleotide nucleotidyltransferase → MFIKKKIDLGHGKVITIETGKMAKQADGSAVVTMNDTMVLATVVSSKTPPSPNQDFFPLQVEYREKYSAAGKFPGGFFKREGRPSEKEILSARLIDRALRPLFPDGYYQETQIIISVISSDTINDADVLGGIAASAAIMVSDIPFANPMSEVRVGRINGLFIVNPDINELAQSDMDICIGGTEDTICMLEGEMKEISEAEMLDAIKFGHDAIKKICALQRELAAEVAKPKRPFSPTVAPDELVNFVEEHCSAELKALAYTPLAKEERAEKTKAIYTQTIRKTLTHFTDRVGPDQIEADPTSAFCLNEHMIEECIHAVEKKVMRHMILDDGKRLDGRTLEQVRPISIELGLIPRAHGSALFTRGETQALVTLTLGTKKDAQSVDTLTDDKDKRFMLHYNFPPFSVGEIGRVGGAGRREIGHGNLAERAIKMVMPSEQEFPYTVRLVSDILESNGSSSMASVCGGTLAAMDGGIPLKKPVSGIAMGLIKEGDRYAVLSDILGNEDHLGDMDFKVAGTRDGITACQMDIKIDGLDYHILETALEQARKGRLHILDVMAEAIPESRADIGKYAPRLTTIQIPVDAIGMVIGKGGETIRSITEETGAEINIDDDGTVTIACSSPEATKAAVETIKTLVSKPEVGTIYMGKVRDIRDELGAFVEFLPKTDGLVHISEIARERIAKVSDVLKVGDRIKVKLIDVRKDPRTGKTKFALSIKALLDTDQQAETNGEAKPARD, encoded by the coding sequence ATGTTTATCAAAAAAAAGATCGATCTTGGACACGGTAAGGTAATCACGATCGAAACCGGAAAAATGGCCAAACAGGCCGACGGCTCGGCGGTCGTCACAATGAACGACACCATGGTGCTCGCCACGGTGGTTTCAAGCAAAACACCTCCGTCGCCGAATCAGGACTTCTTCCCGCTCCAGGTCGAATACCGCGAAAAATATTCCGCAGCCGGCAAGTTCCCCGGAGGCTTCTTCAAGCGCGAAGGCCGCCCCTCCGAAAAGGAGATTCTCTCCGCCCGCCTGATCGACCGCGCCCTGCGCCCGCTCTTCCCTGACGGTTACTATCAGGAGACCCAGATCATCATCTCGGTCATCTCCTCCGACACGATCAATGACGCCGACGTGCTTGGCGGCATCGCCGCTTCAGCCGCCATCATGGTCTCCGACATTCCGTTCGCCAACCCGATGTCCGAGGTTCGCGTCGGGCGCATCAACGGACTCTTCATCGTCAACCCCGACATCAACGAGCTGGCGCAAAGCGACATGGACATCTGCATCGGCGGCACCGAGGACACCATCTGTATGCTCGAGGGCGAGATGAAGGAGATCTCCGAAGCCGAGATGCTCGACGCCATCAAATTCGGCCACGACGCCATCAAGAAAATTTGCGCCCTCCAGCGCGAACTCGCCGCAGAGGTAGCCAAGCCCAAACGGCCATTCTCTCCGACCGTCGCGCCGGACGAGCTGGTCAATTTCGTTGAAGAGCACTGCTCAGCCGAGCTGAAAGCTTTGGCCTACACCCCGCTCGCCAAGGAGGAGCGCGCCGAAAAGACCAAAGCCATCTACACGCAAACCATCAGGAAAACCCTCACGCACTTCACCGACCGCGTCGGCCCCGATCAGATCGAAGCCGATCCCACCAGCGCGTTCTGCCTGAACGAACACATGATCGAAGAGTGCATCCATGCCGTCGAAAAGAAGGTGATGCGCCACATGATTCTCGATGACGGCAAGCGCCTCGACGGCCGTACACTCGAACAGGTTCGCCCGATCAGCATCGAGCTGGGCCTCATTCCGAGGGCTCACGGTTCAGCGCTCTTCACTCGCGGCGAAACGCAGGCACTCGTCACGCTGACGCTGGGCACCAAGAAGGACGCCCAGTCGGTCGATACGCTGACTGACGACAAGGACAAGCGGTTCATGCTGCACTACAACTTCCCACCCTTCTCAGTCGGCGAAATCGGCAGGGTCGGCGGTGCCGGACGGCGTGAAATCGGCCACGGCAACCTCGCCGAGCGCGCCATCAAAATGGTGATGCCATCCGAGCAGGAGTTCCCCTACACCGTGCGCCTCGTCTCGGACATCCTCGAATCGAACGGTTCGTCCTCGATGGCCTCGGTCTGCGGCGGCACGCTGGCCGCGATGGACGGTGGCATTCCGCTCAAGAAACCGGTCTCCGGCATCGCAATGGGCCTCATCAAGGAGGGCGACCGCTACGCCGTGCTCTCCGACATTCTCGGCAACGAGGATCATCTCGGCGACATGGACTTCAAGGTGGCAGGCACCCGTGACGGCATTACCGCCTGCCAGATGGACATCAAGATCGACGGCCTCGACTACCACATCCTCGAAACCGCGCTCGAGCAGGCTCGCAAAGGTCGCTTGCACATCCTCGACGTCATGGCCGAGGCGATTCCCGAGTCGCGTGCAGACATCGGTAAATACGCACCGCGCCTCACCACCATCCAGATTCCGGTGGACGCCATCGGCATGGTGATCGGCAAGGGCGGCGAAACCATCCGCAGCATCACCGAGGAGACCGGCGCAGAGATCAACATCGACGACGACGGCACGGTCACCATCGCCTGCTCCAGCCCCGAAGCCACCAAAGCGGCGGTCGAAACCATCAAGACCCTCGTCTCCAAGCCGGAGGTCGGCACAATCTACATGGGCAAGGTTCGCGACATCCGCGACGAGCTCGGCGCCTTCGTCGAGTTCCTGCCAAAAACCGACGGTCTGGTGCACATCTCGGAGATTGCCCGCGAACGTATCGCCAAGGTGAGCGACGTGCTCAAGGTGGGTGACCGGATCAAGGTGAAGCTGATCGACGTGCGCAAGGATCCCCGCACCGGCAAGACCAAGTTCGCCCTCTCGATCAAGGCGCTACTCGACACCGACCAGCAAGCCGAAACGAACGGCGAAGCAAAGCCGGCAAGAGACTGA